A single window of Ferrimonas balearica DSM 9799 DNA harbors:
- a CDS encoding sodium:solute symporter family protein, translated as MHALDYALFAAYLVALVAIGYWFYRRHQGGEDFFLAGRSLGARHVGFSIAATDVGGGFSIGLAGLGFTMGLSASWLLFTGLLGAWLAAVWMIPKVKARETQHRFFTYPDLLKHHFGPKVAMVAALISAIGYLGFTAAQLLAGAKLAANTLVPADMTALSPLTLALWLIGGATILYTAFGGLKAVIYTDSVQWLILLLGLGGLALPFAIHEIGGVAALIEALPDSYWSLSELSLSTALNWLITITPIWLVAMTLYQRIYACRDTQTAQRAWYLAGFLEYPLMAFSGVLLGMCARVLLPEADAESAVPMMIRDVLPLGLTGIVIAAYFSAIMSTADSCLMASSGNLTNDLLGVREDSPRAVRWSMMATLGLGLLAILMAAHASSVLNAILAAYGLMVSGLVAPTLACLFWPQVNARSAMLSMLVGGGVVSLLMLNWLPLPAAVADWGLDPSVFGLTASLLTLAVTHWLSLLRYSDVVEVTK; from the coding sequence ATGCACGCGCTGGATTACGCCCTGTTTGCCGCCTACCTGGTGGCGCTGGTGGCCATCGGCTACTGGTTTTATCGCCGTCACCAGGGCGGCGAGGATTTCTTCCTTGCCGGCCGGAGCCTGGGCGCCCGCCACGTCGGGTTTTCCATTGCCGCTACCGATGTCGGTGGCGGCTTCTCCATCGGCCTGGCCGGGCTCGGATTCACCATGGGTTTGTCCGCCAGTTGGCTGCTGTTTACCGGCCTGCTCGGTGCCTGGCTGGCCGCGGTGTGGATGATCCCAAAGGTGAAAGCCCGGGAAACCCAACACCGATTTTTCACCTACCCGGACCTGCTCAAGCACCACTTTGGCCCCAAGGTCGCCATGGTGGCGGCCTTGATATCCGCCATTGGCTACCTCGGTTTTACCGCCGCCCAGTTGCTGGCCGGGGCGAAGCTGGCCGCCAACACCCTGGTGCCCGCGGACATGACCGCCCTGTCACCACTGACTCTGGCTCTGTGGTTAATTGGTGGCGCCACCATCCTGTATACCGCCTTCGGTGGGCTCAAGGCGGTGATCTACACCGACAGCGTACAGTGGCTGATCCTGCTGCTTGGCCTCGGTGGCCTGGCCCTGCCCTTCGCCATACACGAGATTGGCGGCGTGGCCGCGCTCATTGAGGCCCTGCCGGACAGCTACTGGTCTCTCAGTGAACTCAGCCTCTCCACCGCCCTGAACTGGCTGATCACCATCACCCCAATCTGGCTGGTGGCGATGACCCTGTACCAGCGCATCTACGCCTGCCGGGACACCCAAACCGCCCAGCGGGCCTGGTACCTGGCCGGATTTCTGGAATACCCGCTGATGGCGTTTTCCGGCGTACTGCTGGGGATGTGTGCCCGGGTGCTGCTGCCGGAAGCCGATGCCGAAAGCGCGGTGCCGATGATGATCCGCGATGTGCTGCCGCTGGGCTTGACCGGCATCGTGATTGCCGCCTACTTCTCCGCCATCATGTCCACCGCTGACAGCTGCCTGATGGCCAGCTCCGGTAACCTGACCAATGACCTGCTGGGCGTTCGCGAAGACTCCCCGCGGGCGGTGCGTTGGTCGATGATGGCCACGCTCGGCTTGGGCCTGCTGGCCATCCTGATGGCGGCGCACGCCAGTTCAGTTCTCAACGCCATCCTGGCCGCCTATGGCCTGATGGTGTCCGGCCTCGTCGCTCCGACACTGGCCTGCCTGTTCTGGCCGCAGGTCAATGCCCGCTCAGCGATGCTGTCGATGCTGGTGGGTGGCGGTGTGGTCTCGCTGCTGATGCT
- a CDS encoding KamA family radical SAM protein, which yields MATSTVQRQPAATNADPIPLKLVETQPAQRYHFNTHDELMAFDVAGHSWRETLAKSFQSDKDLAKVLHGVRPVEDDVYKVIAARITPYVAQLMDKNDPNCPIRIQYVPEQDEMHIAPHEMGDQLAEDDMMPEGTSLVHRYPNRVLFLVHNICGAYCRHCTRKRMVSDPLNVIDMARIRRSVEYLRDHPEVQDVLLSGGDPLLLTDSKLDEILSMIREARPDLKILRIGSRLLAQLPTRVTPELVDVLVKNRVTLINTQVNHPREITPLFIKHTTMLRRAGVMLGNQSVMIKGVNDDVEVMRDLVMDLVSNGIRPYYVYSMDPAPGNSKFMVSYDRMLEIYHGIRGWVSGPAIPTFIVDGIGGLGKMPVQPEYVKKTVQDGETKLIATNFEGRTADVSYLL from the coding sequence ATGGCTACCAGCACTGTGCAACGCCAACCTGCCGCGACCAATGCGGATCCGATCCCTCTTAAACTGGTTGAAACTCAACCTGCCCAGCGCTACCACTTCAACACCCATGACGAGCTGATGGCATTCGATGTCGCCGGCCACTCCTGGCGCGAAACCTTGGCCAAGTCTTTCCAGTCCGATAAGGATTTGGCCAAAGTTCTGCACGGCGTCCGCCCGGTTGAAGACGACGTCTACAAAGTGATTGCTGCCCGCATCACCCCCTATGTCGCCCAGTTGATGGATAAGAACGATCCCAACTGCCCCATCCGCATTCAGTACGTGCCGGAGCAGGATGAGATGCACATCGCCCCCCATGAGATGGGAGACCAACTGGCGGAAGACGACATGATGCCGGAGGGCACGTCGCTGGTGCATCGCTACCCCAACCGGGTGCTGTTCCTGGTGCACAACATCTGTGGCGCTTACTGCCGCCACTGCACCCGTAAGCGCATGGTGTCTGACCCGCTGAACGTGATTGATATGGCCCGCATCCGCCGCTCGGTGGAGTACCTGCGTGACCACCCTGAAGTGCAGGATGTACTGCTGTCCGGTGGTGACCCGCTGCTGCTGACCGACAGCAAGCTGGATGAGATCCTGTCGATGATCCGCGAAGCCCGTCCGGACCTGAAGATTCTGCGCATCGGCAGCCGCCTGCTGGCTCAGCTGCCGACCCGCGTCACCCCTGAGTTGGTCGACGTGCTGGTGAAGAACCGCGTTACCCTGATCAACACTCAGGTAAACCATCCGCGCGAGATCACCCCGCTGTTTATCAAGCACACCACCATGCTGCGCCGCGCTGGCGTGATGCTGGGCAACCAGAGTGTGATGATCAAAGGGGTGAACGACGACGTTGAGGTGATGCGCGATCTGGTGATGGACCTGGTGTCCAACGGTATCCGTCCCTACTACGTCTATTCGATGGATCCGGCACCGGGCAACAGCAAGTTTATGGTCAGCTATGACCGCATGCTCGAGATCTACCACGGCATCCGCGGCTGGGTATCCGGCCCCGCGATCCCCACCTTTATCGTCGATGGCATCGGCGGACTCGGCAAAATGCCGGTGCAGCCCGAGTATGTGAAGAAGACGGTGCAGGACGGTGAAACCAAGTTGATTGCCACCAACTTTGAAGGCCGTACTGCCGACGTGTCCTACCTGCTGTAA
- a CDS encoding osmoprotectant NAGGN system M42 family peptidase — protein sequence MTLTLDRDYLKHTLLALLNTPSPTGMTDAVVQLVCQHLEQLGIEYELTRRGAIRANLPGQVHSPDRAIAAHLDTLGAMVKQLKPNGRLEVVSVGTWPARSAEGARVTLYRDHGDPLRGTLLPLKASGHVYGKAVDQQPASWPNLELRLDQRSHSLADLQALGIHPGDRLTVDPNPEFLDNGFWVSRFLDDKAGVAAVLTAAKAIVESQQPLPMDCHLLFTISEEVGVGASHILHGDVAELLAVDNGTIAPGQNTSEYGVTIAMQDSSGPFDWYLTQRLIGLCQRHGIEHSRDVFRFYRSDAAAAVEAGNDIRAGLICFALDGSHGHERTHADSVAAVASLLAHYMLSGPILERDKDAMGPLSDLPEDPTHWEDPEERH from the coding sequence ATGACATTGACCCTGGACCGGGACTACCTCAAACACACCCTGTTGGCGCTGCTCAATACGCCGAGTCCGACCGGCATGACCGACGCGGTGGTGCAGCTGGTGTGCCAGCACCTGGAACAACTGGGCATCGAATACGAGCTGACCCGGCGCGGCGCCATCCGCGCCAATCTGCCGGGTCAGGTGCACTCACCGGACCGGGCCATCGCCGCGCACCTCGACACTCTGGGCGCCATGGTCAAACAGCTCAAACCCAATGGCCGCCTGGAGGTGGTGTCCGTGGGCACCTGGCCGGCCCGTTCGGCGGAGGGCGCCCGGGTCACCCTGTACCGCGACCATGGCGACCCGCTGCGCGGAACGCTGCTGCCGCTGAAAGCGTCCGGCCACGTCTACGGCAAGGCCGTGGACCAACAGCCCGCCAGCTGGCCCAATCTTGAATTGCGGCTGGATCAGCGCAGCCACAGCCTGGCCGATCTGCAGGCGTTGGGGATCCACCCCGGCGATCGCCTGACGGTGGACCCCAACCCGGAGTTTCTCGATAACGGTTTCTGGGTCTCGCGGTTTCTCGATGATAAGGCGGGGGTGGCAGCGGTCCTGACCGCCGCAAAGGCGATAGTTGAGAGCCAGCAGCCGTTGCCGATGGATTGTCATCTGCTGTTCACCATTTCAGAGGAGGTCGGGGTGGGCGCCTCCCATATCCTCCATGGCGATGTGGCGGAACTGCTGGCGGTGGACAACGGCACCATCGCCCCCGGCCAGAATACCTCCGAGTACGGTGTGACCATCGCCATGCAGGACTCCAGTGGCCCGTTTGACTGGTACCTGACCCAGCGCCTGATAGGCCTGTGCCAGCGCCACGGCATTGAACACAGTCGCGACGTATTTCGCTTCTACCGCAGCGATGCGGCAGCGGCGGTGGAAGCGGGCAACGACATCCGCGCCGGACTGATCTGCTTTGCCCTCGACGGCTCCCATGGCCATGAGCGCACCCACGCCGACTCGGTCGCTGCCGTGGCCAGCTTGCTGGCTCACTACATGCTGAGTGGCCCTATCCTCGAGCGCGATAAAGACGCCATGGGTCCCCTGTCTGATCTGCCAGAAGACCCCACCCACTGGGAAGACCCCGAGGAGCGTCACTGA
- the ngg gene encoding N-acetylglutaminylglutamine synthetase, with product MTDIHSPMDIEQMTSLKHWGEPPENGQELLAKPASVDCGWGRLLFGQTFADPEALARSLLEEQPGQRDMALYCRDPQVVVSFAPQRLFIDPSLTYRLDLTQQPIDATPPKGISIRPLTGSWDEYEMNRLYKARQMVPLREKFTHHQLTEPALTVLMAIDDHSQTVVGCVTGVDHPRLFDDPDQGASLWALAVDPQCALPGVGAALVQALASHFQQRQRRFLDLSVMHDNQQALALYHKLGFRQVPVYCVKTRNAINEQLYIGDGDDKVPDLNIYAQIIVDEAYRRGIGVQIEDPALGLFTLSLGGRSVNCRESLTDLTSAIAMTRCDNKDLTHRLLAKAGLKVPTQKTINNASEAIAFWRQHGPMVLKPARGEQGNGVFVDLRNEQAIHDAYQQASALEGPLLAEQYIEGQDLRILVIGDEVVAAAVRKPPTIVGDGLTSIGTLIDKLSRRRAAATSGESRIPLDSETQRCVADAGFEMSDILPYGRALAVRKTANLHTGGSLNDVTTKLHPRLREVALHAARVLAIPVTGLDLLVHDPSEPDYVIIEANERPGLANHEPHPTVERFLDLLFPQTQGGR from the coding sequence ATGACCGACATCCACTCCCCCATGGACATCGAGCAGATGACTTCACTGAAGCACTGGGGCGAACCGCCTGAGAACGGCCAGGAGCTGCTGGCCAAACCGGCCAGCGTCGATTGCGGCTGGGGACGACTGCTGTTTGGCCAGACCTTTGCCGACCCCGAAGCGCTGGCCCGCAGCCTGCTGGAGGAGCAGCCCGGCCAACGGGACATGGCCCTGTACTGCCGCGACCCTCAGGTGGTGGTCTCCTTCGCGCCGCAACGGTTGTTCATCGATCCCTCGCTGACCTATCGGCTCGACCTGACGCAGCAACCCATCGATGCCACCCCTCCGAAGGGGATCAGCATCCGGCCACTCACCGGCAGCTGGGACGAGTACGAGATGAACCGGCTGTATAAGGCCCGCCAGATGGTGCCGCTGCGGGAGAAGTTCACCCACCACCAACTGACCGAACCGGCCCTCACCGTGCTGATGGCCATCGATGACCACAGCCAGACGGTGGTGGGCTGCGTCACCGGAGTTGACCACCCCCGCCTGTTTGATGACCCGGACCAGGGCGCCAGCCTTTGGGCTCTGGCGGTCGACCCACAATGCGCGCTTCCCGGCGTGGGCGCAGCTCTGGTGCAGGCGCTGGCCAGCCACTTTCAGCAGCGCCAACGCCGCTTCCTCGACCTGTCGGTGATGCACGACAACCAGCAGGCGCTGGCGCTCTACCACAAGCTGGGCTTTCGCCAGGTGCCGGTGTACTGCGTTAAAACCCGCAACGCCATCAACGAGCAGCTGTACATCGGTGACGGCGACGACAAGGTGCCGGACCTCAATATCTATGCCCAGATCATCGTTGACGAAGCGTACCGCCGGGGCATCGGTGTGCAGATTGAGGACCCGGCGCTGGGGCTGTTTACCCTCAGCCTCGGGGGACGCAGCGTCAATTGCCGGGAATCACTGACCGACCTGACCAGCGCCATCGCCATGACCCGCTGCGACAACAAAGACCTCACCCACCGCCTGCTGGCCAAAGCGGGGCTGAAAGTGCCCACGCAGAAAACCATCAACAACGCCAGCGAGGCGATCGCCTTCTGGCGCCAGCACGGCCCCATGGTGCTGAAACCGGCCAGGGGCGAACAGGGCAACGGCGTGTTCGTTGATCTGCGCAATGAGCAGGCCATTCACGATGCCTACCAGCAGGCGTCCGCGCTGGAAGGGCCACTGCTGGCCGAGCAGTACATCGAAGGACAGGACCTGCGCATTCTGGTGATCGGTGACGAAGTGGTAGCGGCCGCGGTGCGCAAACCGCCCACCATCGTTGGCGACGGCCTCACCAGCATCGGCACCCTGATCGACAAACTCAGCCGTCGCCGGGCCGCCGCAACCAGCGGTGAAAGCCGCATTCCGCTGGACAGTGAAACCCAGCGCTGCGTCGCCGATGCGGGCTTCGAGATGAGCGACATCCTGCCCTATGGCCGCGCCCTGGCCGTGCGCAAAACCGCCAACCTTCACACCGGCGGCAGCCTCAACGATGTGACCACCAAGCTCCACCCACGGCTGCGCGAAGTCGCACTGCACGCCGCGCGGGTGCTGGCGATACCGGTCACCGGCCTTGATCTGCTGGTGCACGATCCCAGCGAACCGGACTACGTCATCATCGAAGCGAATGAGCGGCCGGGCCTGGCCAATCATGAACCGCACCCCACGGTGGAGCGGTTCCTCGACCTGCTGTTTCCACAAACCCAAGGAGGGCGATAA
- a CDS encoding N-acetylglutaminylglutamine amidotransferase — protein MCGFAGFHSDNPAPEHKQWVERMVETLAPRGPDSEGLMVRQGLVLGHRRLKVIDLSDQGSQPMTDLGLDLVFNGCLYNYPELRKTLAGLGYQFFSNSDTEVLLKAYHAWGPNCVERFNGMFAFAIHEQKTGRLVLGRDRLGIKPLYLAQHRDGLAFASTLPALLEVPGLDTELDPIALNHYLSFHAVVPAPHTLLKGIKKLPPATVRTIHPDGRQEDHNYWQFQVGEREQDHHITDEEWEQQLLDTLRTSVRRRMVADVPVGVLLSGGLDSSLIVGLLAEQGQHNLNTFSVGFEAAGGESGDEFRYSDLIARHYGTEHHKIEVPSSTLLDTLPKTFQAMSEPMVSYDNVGFFLLSQQVSKHLKVVQSGQGADEIFAGYHWYPPLQGSADPVETYASHFMDRDYAEYCRTVTSGYHTGDHATAFIRSRFARPDGHGPVDKALHLDTSVMLTDDPVKRVDNMTMAWGLEARVPFLDHEVVELAGRIPARLKLGDNGKGILKSLGRKVIPSAVIDRPKGYFPVPALKYIEGPYLEFVQNALNSERARQRGLFQRDYLTALLDDPKSHITPLRGSKLWQVALLEMWLQTHNL, from the coding sequence ATGTGCGGATTCGCCGGATTTCACAGTGACAACCCCGCCCCCGAACACAAGCAGTGGGTTGAGCGCATGGTGGAGACGTTGGCGCCCCGGGGGCCTGACAGCGAAGGACTGATGGTTCGCCAGGGTCTGGTACTGGGCCACCGGCGCCTCAAGGTGATCGACCTGTCCGATCAGGGCAGTCAGCCAATGACCGACCTCGGCCTCGACCTGGTCTTTAACGGCTGCCTGTACAATTACCCCGAACTGCGAAAGACGCTGGCCGGGCTGGGCTACCAGTTCTTCTCCAACAGCGACACTGAGGTGCTGCTCAAGGCGTACCATGCCTGGGGTCCCAACTGCGTGGAACGGTTCAACGGCATGTTTGCCTTTGCCATCCACGAGCAGAAAACCGGCCGTCTGGTACTGGGCCGTGACCGCCTCGGCATCAAGCCGCTCTATCTGGCGCAGCACCGCGATGGCTTGGCGTTCGCCTCCACCCTGCCGGCACTGCTCGAGGTGCCGGGCCTGGACACCGAACTGGATCCCATCGCCCTTAACCACTACCTCAGCTTCCACGCCGTAGTACCTGCCCCCCATACCCTGCTGAAGGGCATCAAAAAGCTGCCCCCGGCCACCGTCCGCACCATCCACCCCGATGGACGTCAGGAGGATCACAACTACTGGCAGTTCCAGGTGGGTGAGCGGGAGCAGGACCACCACATCACCGATGAGGAGTGGGAGCAGCAACTGCTGGACACCCTGCGCACCTCGGTACGACGTCGGATGGTGGCGGATGTGCCGGTGGGGGTTTTGCTGTCCGGCGGACTCGACTCCAGCCTGATTGTCGGCTTGCTGGCCGAGCAGGGCCAACACAACCTCAACACCTTTTCCGTGGGCTTTGAGGCCGCCGGTGGCGAATCGGGCGATGAGTTCCGGTACTCCGACCTGATCGCCCGCCACTACGGGACCGAACATCACAAGATAGAGGTGCCCTCCTCCACCCTGCTGGACACGCTGCCTAAAACCTTTCAGGCGATGTCTGAGCCGATGGTCAGTTACGACAATGTCGGCTTTTTCCTGCTGTCCCAGCAGGTTTCAAAGCACCTGAAAGTGGTGCAGTCCGGTCAGGGCGCCGATGAGATCTTTGCCGGCTATCACTGGTATCCGCCCCTCCAGGGCAGTGCCGATCCGGTGGAGACTTACGCCAGTCACTTTATGGATCGGGACTACGCCGAGTACTGCCGCACGGTCACCTCCGGCTACCACACTGGCGACCACGCCACCGCGTTTATCCGCAGCCGCTTCGCCCGCCCGGATGGGCATGGGCCGGTGGATAAGGCGCTGCACCTGGACACCAGCGTGATGTTGACCGACGACCCGGTCAAACGGGTCGACAACATGACCATGGCCTGGGGCCTGGAAGCCCGCGTGCCGTTTCTCGACCACGAGGTGGTGGAGCTGGCCGGGCGCATTCCCGCCCGACTCAAGTTGGGGGACAACGGCAAAGGGATCCTGAAAAGCCTGGGCCGTAAAGTGATCCCCAGTGCCGTGATCGATCGTCCCAAAGGCTACTTCCCGGTGCCCGCACTGAAATACATCGAAGGGCCCTATCTGGAGTTTGTCCAAAACGCGCTCAACTCGGAGCGTGCCCGCCAGCGCGGGCTGTTCCAGCGTGACTACCTGACCGCTCTGCTGGACGACCCCAAATCCCACATCACGCCGCTGCGTGGCTCCAAACTCTGGCAGGTCGCGCTGCTGGAGATGTGGTTGCAAACCCATAACTTGTAA
- a CDS encoding MarR family winged helix-turn-helix transcriptional regulator, with the protein MDKHEQLLISLRKVIRAIDLHSRKLNKESGLTGPQLVVMQKIAQLDGPIARQVAAEVNLSPATVTSIIDRLESRGLVKRIRDEADKRRVHLSLSEEGQRLMASAPQPLQEHFIQRYQALEEWEQSLLLSSVERIASMMDAEELDAAPMLTVGQIQDSH; encoded by the coding sequence ATGGACAAACACGAACAATTGCTGATCTCGCTGCGCAAGGTGATCCGCGCCATTGATCTGCACAGCCGCAAGCTGAATAAGGAGTCGGGTCTGACCGGCCCGCAGTTGGTGGTGATGCAAAAGATCGCGCAACTGGATGGGCCGATTGCCCGCCAGGTGGCGGCAGAAGTGAACCTGAGTCCGGCGACGGTCACCTCCATCATCGACCGGCTGGAGTCACGGGGGCTGGTAAAGCGGATCCGTGACGAAGCCGATAAACGGCGTGTTCACCTGTCATTAAGCGAAGAGGGGCAACGTTTGATGGCCTCCGCACCGCAGCCGCTGCAAGAGCACTTTATCCAGCGTTATCAGGCGCTGGAGGAGTGGGAGCAAAGCCTGTTGCTCTCCTCGGTAGAGCGCATCGCCTCAATGATGGATGCTGAGGAGTTGGATGCCGCGCCGATGCTGACCGTCGGGCAGATCCAGGACTCCCATTGA
- a CDS encoding LysR substrate-binding domain-containing protein — MPAAGLISDKLTLRMLRYFYVLSQTRHFGQAADRLNITTSPLSHKIKELESLLGVTLFLRNSRNVELTEAGEALQNECDHLFQVVEHAVHRVQRVAEAGRGVVKLGLVSSAFWSGLGQHLGAFQQRYPDQQIDLVEANPEQQKRMVIEHQIDVGLVRFADAMNIHPLSARKLTEETFVVAMTRQHPLARHNRLSLDALRDAEFALFNRRNSASADLFINECKKRNLVPKIIKEFVEPNTLMAYVAHSDSVTIVPSSFANHGWDNIRFVPLKEAIGAGLYAIYDRSTLSPSAHAFVSAFGQSDKR; from the coding sequence ATGCCCGCTGCCGGCTTAATCAGCGATAAGCTGACCCTGCGCATGCTGCGCTACTTTTATGTGCTGTCGCAAACCCGCCACTTTGGCCAGGCGGCCGACCGCCTCAACATCACCACCTCCCCCTTGAGCCACAAGATCAAAGAGCTTGAGTCCCTGCTGGGCGTCACCCTGTTTCTGCGCAACTCCCGCAATGTGGAACTGACCGAAGCCGGCGAGGCACTGCAGAACGAATGCGACCATCTGTTTCAGGTGGTGGAGCACGCCGTACACCGGGTGCAACGGGTCGCGGAAGCGGGTCGGGGTGTGGTTAAGCTGGGCCTGGTCAGTTCCGCTTTCTGGTCCGGGTTGGGGCAGCACCTGGGGGCCTTTCAACAGCGATACCCGGATCAGCAGATCGACCTGGTGGAAGCCAATCCCGAGCAGCAGAAGCGGATGGTGATCGAGCATCAGATTGACGTAGGGCTGGTGCGCTTTGCCGATGCCATGAACATCCACCCCCTCAGTGCCCGCAAGCTGACCGAGGAAACCTTTGTGGTGGCCATGACGCGGCAGCACCCCCTGGCCCGGCATAACCGATTGAGTTTGGATGCATTGCGGGACGCCGAGTTCGCCCTGTTCAACCGACGCAACTCCGCCTCCGCCGACCTCTTTATCAACGAGTGCAAGAAGCGCAACCTGGTGCCGAAGATCATCAAGGAGTTTGTGGAACCCAACACCCTGATGGCCTACGTCGCCCACAGCGACAGCGTCACCATTGTCCCCTCCAGTTTCGCCAATCACGGTTGGGACAACATCCGCTTTGTCCCCCTGAAAGAGGCGATTGGCGCGGGCCTCTACGCCATCTACGACCGCAGCACGCTGTCGCCTTCCGCCCACGCCTTTGTCAGCGCCTTTGGTCAGAGCGACAAGCGATGA
- the xapA gene encoding xanthosine phosphorylase → MKNDPVIQALQTIYDHKPGFQPKAAFILGSGLGVIADALSDKVVIPYTELAGFPVSTVQGHSGELVLGTMNGVEVVCMKGRGHYYEHQDMKVMTTPVRTFKRLGCEFVLVTNAAGSLRPERIDVGSLVVFSDHINTMPESPMCGPNDEEYGPRFFSLANAYDKALRAEVKRVAEANDIHLNEGVFVSYTGPNFETPAEIRMMQIIGADVVGMSVVPEVISAAHCGLPVLAMCAITNMAEGLGDVELSHEQTLRCAKLAEASFIRLIECFMANHFASQE, encoded by the coding sequence ATGAAAAACGACCCGGTTATCCAGGCACTCCAGACCATCTACGACCACAAACCCGGCTTCCAGCCCAAGGCCGCTTTTATCCTCGGCTCTGGCCTTGGCGTCATTGCCGATGCGCTGTCGGACAAAGTGGTGATCCCCTACACCGAACTGGCCGGGTTCCCGGTCAGCACCGTTCAGGGCCACTCCGGTGAGTTGGTACTGGGTACCATGAACGGCGTTGAGGTGGTGTGCATGAAGGGTCGTGGCCACTACTACGAACACCAGGACATGAAGGTGATGACCACGCCGGTACGCACCTTTAAGCGCCTGGGTTGTGAGTTTGTACTGGTGACCAATGCGGCCGGCTCGCTGCGTCCTGAGCGGATCGATGTGGGGTCACTGGTGGTGTTCAGCGATCACATCAACACCATGCCGGAATCCCCCATGTGTGGCCCCAATGACGAAGAGTACGGCCCCCGTTTCTTCAGCCTGGCCAATGCCTATGACAAAGCCCTGCGTGCTGAGGTTAAGCGTGTGGCCGAGGCCAACGACATCCACCTCAATGAAGGGGTGTTCGTCTCTTACACCGGCCCCAACTTCGAAACCCCGGCGGAGATCCGCATGATGCAGATCATCGGCGCCGACGTCGTTGGCATGTCTGTGGTGCCGGAGGTGATCTCGGCGGCCCACTGTGGCCTGCCGGTGCTGGCCATGTGCGCCATCACCAATATGGCCGAGGGGCTGGGGGACGTGGAACTGTCCCATGAACAGACCCTGCGCTGCGCCAAACTGGCTGAAGCCAGCTTTATCCGCCTGATTGAATGCTTTATGGCGAATCACTTCGCCAGCCAGGAGTGA
- a CDS encoding NupC/NupG family nucleoside CNT transporter produces the protein MFAIGFVGILVLLLVGLAVSTNRRAINFRTVGLAFVMQMAIGALVLYVPMGRKALEALSHGVHAVLDSGKAGVNFLFGNLVNFSVEGIGFVFALNVLPLVVFFSALIAVLYYLGVMQFIIRTIGGLVSKALGTSQAESMSAVANAFVGQSEAPLVVKPYMPKMSDSEFFAIMCGGMASVSGTVLAGYAMMGVDMQYLLAASFMAVPGGILFAKLILPETTTPDYVVEKSTHFSEKRPENMLAAAGEGAASGLKLAAAIGGMLIAMIGLVTLVNTLLGSLGGAIGMELSLELILGWIFAPLAFLLGVPMADIDVAGALIGKKLIINEFVAYSDLAPYLKDTDAVLAAGKQLLDEKTKVIVSFALCGFANVASIGILIGGLGTLCPSRSDFIARFGVRTLIAATCSNLMSAAIAGIFFSLA, from the coding sequence ATGTTTGCCATTGGATTTGTCGGCATTTTGGTGCTGCTGCTGGTGGGCCTGGCGGTTTCCACCAACCGCCGCGCCATTAACTTCCGTACCGTGGGCCTGGCGTTTGTGATGCAGATGGCCATTGGTGCCCTGGTGCTCTATGTGCCGATGGGCCGTAAAGCGCTGGAAGCGTTGTCCCACGGTGTTCACGCGGTGCTGGACAGTGGCAAGGCCGGGGTGAACTTCCTGTTTGGTAATCTGGTGAACTTCTCCGTGGAGGGGATCGGGTTTGTCTTTGCCCTGAATGTGCTGCCGCTGGTGGTGTTCTTCTCCGCCCTGATCGCGGTGCTCTACTACCTGGGCGTCATGCAATTCATTATTCGCACCATCGGCGGCCTGGTGTCCAAAGCGCTGGGCACCTCCCAGGCGGAGTCGATGTCTGCGGTGGCCAACGCCTTTGTGGGCCAGAGTGAAGCGCCGCTGGTGGTGAAGCCCTACATGCCGAAGATGAGTGATTCGGAGTTCTTCGCCATTATGTGCGGCGGCATGGCGTCGGTGTCCGGCACTGTGCTGGCTGGTTACGCCATGATGGGGGTGGACATGCAGTACCTGCTGGCGGCCTCCTTTATGGCGGTGCCCGGCGGCATCCTGTTCGCCAAGCTGATCCTGCCGGAAACCACCACACCGGATTACGTGGTGGAGAAGTCCACCCACTTCTCCGAGAAGCGTCCGGAGAACATGCTGGCGGCGGCCGGTGAGGGCGCCGCCAGTGGTCTGAAACTGGCGGCTGCCATCGGTGGCATGCTGATCGCCATGATTGGCCTCGTTACCCTGGTCAACACCCTGCTGGGCAGCCTTGGCGGTGCCATCGGTATGGAGCTGTCGCTGGAGCTGATCCTGGGCTGGATCTTCGCGCCGCTGGCGTTTCTGCTGGGCGTGCCGATGGCTGACATCGATGTGGCGGGTGCGCTGATTGGTAAGAAACTCATTATCAATGAGTTTGTGGCCTACTCCGACCTCGCCCCCTATCTGAAAGACACTGACGCGGTGTTGGCGGCAGGCAAACAGTTGCTGGATGAGAAAACCAAGGTGATCGTCAGTTTTGCCCTGTGTGGTTTCGCTAACGTGGCCTCCATCGGCATCCTGATCGGTGGCCTGGGCACCCTTTGCCCTTCCCGCAGTGACTTTATCGCCCGCTTTGGTGTGCGCACCCTGATTGCCGCGACCTGCTCCAACCTGATGAGTGCCGCCATCGCCGGTATCTTCTTCTCATTGGCGTAA